A window of Fragaria vesca subsp. vesca linkage group LG7, FraVesHawaii_1.0, whole genome shotgun sequence contains these coding sequences:
- the LOC101304142 gene encoding B3 domain-containing protein LOC_Os12g40080-like: MTRKRKPSFFKVLIGDFSDQLSIPQAFHKHFDGRVPQQSHLQTPTGTWFVDVKSDNGRLFLQKGWKQFVRDNGLRLGEFLVFRYAGNSKFFVDIYARHGCKKELIMAATGSERPLVKRQSEEIHRTNANSKKYVGSSTRHPKQNMDNENLEGSTGGYKAGQETVTVKSEPISDSELKTSVDLDESIRNMNTRETLASQPQVENRTQATALEAANKCASKHPCFRVILTQNYVTKGMLVGT, encoded by the exons ATGACAAGAAAAAGAAAGCCCTCCTTTTTCAAGGTTCTTATAGGTGACTTCTCTGACCAGCTG AGCATCCCACAAGCTTTCCATAAGCATTTTGATGGAAGGGTACCTCAGCAGTCCCATCTTCAGACCCCGACTGGAACTTGGTTTGTTGATGTGAAAAGTGATAATGGGAGGTTGTTTTTACAAAAGGGTTGGAAGCAATTTGTGCGTGATAATGGTTTAAGGCTTGGCGAGTTTCTAGTTTTTCGATACGCTGGAAATTCAAAATTCTTTGTTGACATATATGCGAGACATGGCTGCAAAAAGGAACTTATAATGGCGGCTACGGGAAGTGAAAGACCTCTTGTAAAGAGACAGAGTGAAGAGATTCATAGAACAAATGCTAACTCGAAGAAGTATGTTGGCAGCTCCACGAGACATCCAAAGCAGAACATGGATAATGAGAACTTAGAAGGTTCCACTGGTGGATATAAAGCTGGTCAAGAAACTGTTACCGTCAAATCTGAACCTATTAGTGATAGTGAATTGAAAACATCTGTGGATCTTGATGAGTCTATTA GAAATATGAATACTAGAGAGACTTTGGCTTCACAGCCTCAAGTGGAAAATCGAACACAAGCTACTGCTCTTGAAGCAGCCAACAAATGTGCATCGAAGCATCCTTGCTTCAGAGTTATTTTGACTCAAAATTATGTGACCAAAGGAATGCTGGTAGGAACATGA
- the LOC101304429 gene encoding uncharacterized mitochondrial protein AtMg00810-like, whose product MQLPPGFGRKENVVCKLHKSLYGNSLEDITSTKKFLSSKFKLKDLGNLKYFLGIEVARSRHGIALCQRKYALEMLEDTGFLASKPSRFPVDHNLTLMQSEGSLLADPSQYRRLVGRMIYLTITRPDLAYAVHVLSQFMDKPRQPHLDAAHLVLRYLKGTLGQGILLPSTGKLELTGFCDADWARCKDTRRSVTGYCVMLGRAPISWRAKKQTTVSRSSAEAEYRSMATTVVTLHG is encoded by the exons ATGCAGTTGCCACCTGGATTTGGCCGAAAGGAGAATGTTGTGTGTAAATTGCACAAGAGTCTATATG GAAACAGTTTAGAAGACATCACAAGCACAAAGAAGTTCCTTTCCAGCAAGTTCAAATTGAAAGACCTAGGAAACCTCAAATACTTCCTAGGAATCGAAGTTGCCAGATCTCGGCATGGTATTGCTTTATGTCAAAGGAAATATGCACTTGAGATGCTTGAAGACACAGGTTTCTTAGCATCTAAACCTTCTCGTTTTCCTGTTGATCATAACCTTACACTAATGCAATCAGAAGGAAGTTTGTTGGCAGATCCTTCACAGTATAGAAGGCTTGTTGGTCGCATGATTTATTTGACAATTACGAGACCTGATTTGGCATATGCTGTGCATGTTTTGAGCCAATTTATGGATAAACCTCGACAGCCACATTTGGATGCAGCACACTTAGTTCTTCGATATCTGAAAGGAACTCTTGGTCAAGGCATTTTGTTACCTTCTACTGGAAAACTCGAGTTAACAGGATTTTGTGATGCAGACTGGGCTCGATGTAAAGACACAAGAAGATCAGTCACAGGTTATTGTGTGATGCTTGGAAGAGCGCCAATTTCATGGAGAGCAAAGAAACAGACTACAGTGTCGCGGTCTAGTGCAGAAGCAGAGTATAGATCGATGGCTACTACGGTTGTGACATTACATGGTTAA